In Peromyscus eremicus chromosome 2, PerEre_H2_v1, whole genome shotgun sequence, a single genomic region encodes these proteins:
- the LOC131904896 gene encoding antizyme inhibitor 2-like, which yields MSTHPGHLREQLGASGSLWPSEPIILGPEGSARQLVLRKIQELSIEGRQDPFMVADLDVLASRHQTFLQALPRVQPFYAVKCNNRPGVLLVLAALGTGFDCASQGELEQVLGLGVAPSRIIFANPCKAVSHIQYAARCGVQLLTFDSEEELTKVARHHPGARLVLRIQTQDSGSTFPLNAKFGAQLEACVGLLQAARELGLAVVGASFHVGSDCQTPQSYRQAIADCRRVFEMGRRAGHHMSLLDLGGGFPGAEGSEAKFEEMARVINAARAQYFPEGTGVEVIAEPGRFYAEAVCTAVVNIIAKKASLEPGGHRKLAYYLNEGYYGAFRIFLREPVPRIPIVVKEFPSEPRLFPCTLYGPTCDAFDRLFSKEVQLPELDVGDWLIFPDMGAYKSSMSSTFNGFPIITVYDAMGPQLRSLLESAP from the exons ATGAGCACCCATCCTGGACACCTGAGGGAGCAGCTAGGAGCCTCAGGAAGCCTGTGGCCATCAGAGCCCATCATCCTGGGGCCAGAGGGATCTGCCCGGCAATTGGTCCTGAGGAAGATCCAGGAGCTCTCCATCGAG GGCCGCCAGGACCCCTTCATGGTGGCTGACTTGGATGTGCTGGCCAGCCGCCATCAGACCTTCCTCCAGGCCCTGCCCCGAGTCCAGCCCTTCTATGCAGTGAAGTGTAATAACAGACCCGGGGTGCTGCTTGTCTTGGCTGCCCTGGGCACTGGCTTTGACTGTGCCAGTCAG GGGGAGCTGGAGCAGGTGCTGGGCTTGGGCGTGGCCCCCTCACGCATCATCTTCGCCAACCCCTGCAAAGCCGTCTCCCACATCCAGTACGCAGCCCGCTGTGGGGTGCAGCTTCTGACCTTCGACAGTGAGGAGGAACTAACTAAGGTGGCCCGGCACCACCCTGGAGCTAG gTTGGTCCTTCGAATCCAGACCCAGGACAGTGGAAGCACCTTCCCGCTGAATGCCAAGTTCGGAGCTCAGTTGGAGGCATGCGTAGGCTTGCTCCAGGCTGCCAGAGAGCTGGGGCTGGCCGTGGTGGGGGCCTC CTTCCACGTGGGTTCTGACTGCCAGACACCCCAGAGCTACAGGCAGGCCATCGCGGACTGCCGTCGTGTGTTTGAGATGGGCCGCCGGGCCGGCCACCACATGAGTCTGCTGGATCTTGGTGGAggctttcctggagctgagggctCTGAAGCTAAATTTGAGGAG ATGGCCAGAGTGATCAATGCTGCCCGGGCCCAGTACTTCCCGGAGGGGACTGGTGTCGAGGTCATCGCGGAGCCTGGCCGCTTCTATGCAGAGGCTGTATGCACAGCTGTCGTGAACATCATAGCCAAGAAGGCCTCGCTGGAGCCAG GAGGCCATAGGAAGCTGGCATACTATCTCAATGAGGGCTATTATGGTGCTTTCCGAATCTTCCTCAGGGAGCCTGTCCCCAGGATACCCATTGTGGTGAAG GAGTTCCCCTCGGAGCCCCGCCTCTTCCCCTGCACCCTCTATGGCCCCACATGTGACGCCTTTGACAGGCTCTTCTCGAAGGAGGTGCAGCTGCCAGAGCTGGATGTGGGTGACTGGCTGATTTTCCCTGACATGGGTGCCTACAAGAGCTCCATGAGTTCCACCTTCAATGGCTTCCCAATCATAACGGTCTACGATGCCATGGGCCCCCAGCTCAG GAGCCTACTGGAGTCAGCACCTTAG